Proteins from a genomic interval of Chloroflexota bacterium:
- a CDS encoding oxidoreductase, which yields MPKKHEYGLLIDYEYCTGCYACQVACAQEYHWPAGMGGIQVIEVVQKLPHDKAYLTYLPFPTELCVLCASRTRKGLEPACVMHCMASCMKYGRVEELAEEMGKKPRMVLWVPR from the coding sequence ATGCCTAAGAAACATGAATATGGTCTATTGATAGATTATGAATACTGTACCGGCTGCTACGCATGTCAGGTTGCCTGCGCCCAGGAATACCACTGGCCAGCAGGGATGGGAGGAATACAAGTTATTGAAGTTGTTCAGAAACTGCCACATGACAAGGCATATCTTACTTATCTGCCTTTCCCTACCGAACTATGTGTCCTTTGCGCATCTCGCACCAGGAAGGGGCTTGAGCCTGCCTGTGTGATGCACTGCATGGCATCCTGTATGAAATACGGGAGAGTCGAAGAATTAGCCGAGGAAATGGGCAAGAAACCGAGGATGGTGCTCTGGGTACCACGGTAG